The Leptospira bouyouniensis genome contains a region encoding:
- a CDS encoding FkbM family methyltransferase: MKKLLIRILQRLLNRLFLDYIDEQKKINLRLEKIHIDLGKLQSKANIQKSSLNLSENGFSVFSQWDEDGIIQFIIYKIPEIPRIFIEFGVENYTESNTRFLLLKDHWKGLIIDGSEEYINSIKKTELYWKTKLIAEYAFIDADNIETIFAKNKFSGDIGILSVDIDGNDYWILKKITSVRPVVVIVEFNNLLGIKKSLSVPYDPKFIRHDKHYSGLYFGASLKAFYDLLKIRGYSFIGCNEINNNAFFVLNEFAGRFQVLTLEEGYSYNWVRESRNSIGDLTFLDNRLERLEEIKDLNFLDLESNQLIKIKDYIDYI, encoded by the coding sequence ATGAAAAAGTTATTGATTAGAATATTGCAGCGGTTACTAAATCGTCTGTTTCTAGATTATATTGATGAACAAAAGAAAATTAATTTAAGGTTGGAGAAGATTCATATTGATTTGGGAAAACTGCAATCAAAAGCAAATATTCAGAAGAGTTCTTTGAATTTATCTGAAAATGGATTTTCTGTATTTTCTCAATGGGATGAGGATGGAATAATTCAATTTATAATTTATAAGATCCCGGAGATACCAAGAATATTTATCGAATTTGGAGTAGAAAACTATACCGAATCGAATACTCGCTTTCTTCTCTTAAAAGATCATTGGAAAGGCTTAATAATTGACGGAAGTGAAGAGTATATAAATTCAATCAAAAAAACTGAATTGTATTGGAAAACGAAATTAATTGCTGAATATGCATTCATTGATGCTGATAATATTGAAACAATTTTTGCGAAAAATAAATTTTCTGGAGATATAGGTATATTGAGCGTTGATATTGATGGTAATGATTATTGGATTCTAAAAAAAATAACATCGGTTAGACCAGTTGTTGTAATTGTTGAATTTAATAACTTATTGGGAATAAAGAAGAGTTTAAGTGTTCCATATGATCCAAAATTTATTCGGCATGATAAACATTATTCAGGGCTATATTTTGGTGCATCATTAAAAGCTTTTTACGATTTATTAAAAATTCGAGGGTATTCTTTTATTGGTTGCAACGAGATCAATAATAATGCTTTTTTTGTTCTAAATGAATTTGCAGGACGTTTTCAGGTATTAACTCTCGAAGAGGGATATTCGTATAATTGGGTGCGTGAATCAAGGAATTCTATAGGAGATTTGACGTTTTTGGATAATCGCTTAGAACGTTTGGAAGAAATTAAAGATTTAAACTTTTTAGATTTGGAATCAAATCAGCTCATAAAAATTAAAGATTATATAGACTATATATAA